In Oryza sativa Japonica Group chromosome 11, ASM3414082v1, the following are encoded in one genomic region:
- the LOC136354137 gene encoding uncharacterized protein, protein MEANDWLRAIEKKLNLLQCNDQEKVAFATHQLQGPASAWWDNYVVTRPDATKGTWVEFCQNFRKPQIPEGIMAQQKREFHALQQGTRTVTEYLHEFNRLVLYAPEDVRTDAEKQEKFLFGLDDELTNQLISGVYENFEKLVDKAIRQEEQRNKMDRKRKAAQISFPQGNNQKPRFMTGQLGGPSTPIVCQHRPYHPSNFNNDYNGGSHNNSKQHNHNSTPPPLMAPAQSDPPAVSAQSEQPKKGAVGKPGPCFNCGKHDHFAGKCPKLNRTGPRFIQARANHVSAEEAQAAPKVVLGTFPVNSYPATVLFDSGASHSFISKRFARTHGLSVVELKIPMQVHTPGNDMRTAHYCPSVTIEIKRSPFLSNLVLLESKDLDVILGMDWLTRNKGVIDCASRTITLTNDRGEKITFLSPASQKSVASLNQAAIVGQTETVEKSPRKLEDIPIVQEYPEVFLEDLTTMPPKREIEFRIDLAPGTAPIYKRPYRMAANELAEVKKQQDLEHLNLGIVEHGYVAALEARPTLVDQVRAAQLSSQFANGTV, encoded by the exons atggaggccaacgactggctccgtgctattgagaagaagctgaacctactgcaatgcaacgaccaagagaaagttgcttttgctacacaccagttgcaaggtcccgcttctgccTGGTGGGATAACTACGTGGTGACCCGTCCAGATGCAACGAAGGGTACTTGGGTAGAGTTTTGTCAAAACTTTAGGAAGCCACAGATTCCTGAAGGGATTATGGCACaacagaagagagagttccatgcattgcaacaaggaaccagaacggttacagagtacctgcacgagttcaaccgcctcgtgCTCTACGCTCCTGAGGACGTGCGCACCGATgctgagaagcaggagaagtttttgtttgggctcgatgatgaattgaccaaccagcTAATCTCCGGAGTCTATGAgaactttgagaagcttgtggacaaggctatccgCCAGGAAGAGCAACGCAACAAAATGGACCGAAAAAGAAAGGCAGCTCAGATCAGCTTTCCTCAGGGGAACAATCAGAAGCCTCGCTTCATGACGGGACAGCTAGGTGGGCCTTCCACCCCGATCGTCTGTCAGCACCGTCCCTATCACCCGAGTAACTTCAACAACGATTACAAcggtggcagtcacaacaacagtaaGCAACACAACCACAACTCGACTCCACCCCCACTAATGGCACCAGCTCAGTCAGATCCGCCAGCTGTGTCAGCTCAGTCAGAACAACCCAAGAAGGGGGCTGTAGGAAAGCCAGgaccctgcttcaactgtggcaagcACGACCACTTTGCTGGCAAGTGTCCGAAGCTGAATCGCACTGGACCCAGGTTCATCCAGGCCCGCGCCAATCATGTGTCTGCAGAGGAAGCACAGGCAGCACCAAAGGTTGTGTTGGGCACGTTTCCAGTGAACTCATATCCAGCAACAGTTCTCTTTGATTCGGGTGcctcgcattctttcatttccaaaAGATTTGCTAGGACACATGGATTATCGGTAGTGGAACTTAAAATACCGATGCAGGTTCATACCCCTGGAAATGATATGAGGACAGCACACTACTGCCCCTCGGTGACTATAGAGATCAAAAGATCACCGTTTCTATCCAACCTCGTCCTTCTCGAATctaaagacctagatgtcattctcggaatggattggttgaccagAAACAAGGGAGTGATTGACTGCGCAAGCCGCACCATCACCCTAACCAACGACAGAGGGGAGAAGATCACCTTCCTTTCCCCAGCATCGCAGAAGTCCGTAGCGAGTCTTAATCAGGCTGCTATTGTGGGTCAGACAGAAACAGTGGAGAAAAGTCCCAggaagttggaggatattcctatagtacaagagtatcctgaggtgttcctagaagacctcactacaatgccaccgaagagagaAATCGAGTTCCGGATCGATTTGGCACCCGGGactgctccaatttacaagaggccgtacagaatggcagctaatgagctagcagaggtcaagaagcag CAAGATCTTGAGCACCTAAATTTGGGCATCGTGGAACACGGGTACgtagctgccctagaggcacggcctacgctcgtggatcaagtcagagcagctcag ttatcaagccagtttgcaaatggcaccgtttga
- the LOC107279471 gene encoding uncharacterized protein translates to MDSNSSKGVSTHASWTSAISSFMLSHLANVVAGGTRTSSGFKAVHLNACARAINERFNSTLTGEQIKNHLKTWQRKFTKKNRLRKVSSASWDEKKFIITLDDEHYNGYIEVYDHKADADYFNKPLAHYGEMLTIFGSTMATGMYAKDSSSVLGIEDVQVDNDEENDGPATTDDRAEASSASKPKKSKTQENEDDGLISAFTSVGDKLAFAILKVTEPDNKLPEGLFDTLKTLPGFEEVHRLFYYAHLVANHHIARAFNGLPFENKMHWFAMFISEKFPGST, encoded by the exons ATGGACAGCAACAGTAGCAAGGGAGTAAGCACCCATGCTTCATGGACCTCAGCTATATCCTCTTTCATGCTTTCTCACCTAGCTAATGTTGTTGCTGGTGGCACAAGGACCTCATCTGGCTTCAAGGCAGTCCATCTCAACGCATGTGCTAGGGCAATCAATGAAAGGTTCAATAGTACTCTCACAGGTGAGCAAATTAAGAACCATTTGAAGACATGGCAAAGAAAGTTTACGAAGAAAAATAGGCTCAGGAAAGTGAGTTCTGCTAGTTGGGATGAGAAAAAATTTATTATTACTCTTGATGATGAGCACTATAATGGTTATATTGAGGTATAT GATCACAAGGCCGATGCGGATTATTTTAACAAACCTCTTGCACACTATGGTGAGATGCTTACAATATTTGGTAGCACCATGGCTACAGGAATGTATGCAAAGGACTCAAGTTCAGTCCTAGGAATAGAGGATGTCCAAGTTGACAATGATGAAGAAAATGATGGTCCTGCAACTACTGATGATCGTGCGGAGGCGTCATCTGCAAGTAAGCCAAAAAAATCCAAAACGCAAGAGAATGAAGATGACGGGCTGATTAGTGCATTCACTAGTGTTGGTGACAAGCTTGCCTTTGCTATACTAAAGGTCACCGAGCCGGACAATAAGCTTCCAGAAGGTTTATTTGACACATTGAAAACCCTTCCTGGTTTTGAGGAGGTCCACAGATTATTTTATTATGCTCATTTGGTTGCCAACCATCACATTGCTAGAGCTTTCAATGGACTTCCATTTGAAAACAAGATGCATTGGTTTGCTATGTTCATTAGTGAAAAGTTCCCTGGATCAACATAG